A single window of Syntrophotalea acetylenica DNA harbors:
- a CDS encoding sensor domain-containing diguanylate cyclase, with the protein MSKFSNRHLSEVYPMRSFLKYPFVKTVILSFSALLCLSAPTVASSWQTGLAKRPEKNLVQPAVPGSAVFPWQACALAPAGLLLLLGPVACIIYLRHRRTSRALREKEKLFRAMVKFTHDWELWLDPNGALLYSSPSCERITGFRDEDFRRDPDLLSQIIAVMMLDLDDFKQINDTTGHAKGDELLVMLTARMRQQLHPGDMLARLGGDESILLLNNIGSATLAANRAKQKSLLAERLLKALFQSSQLTIISKSIFFGAMPGFAS; encoded by the coding sequence GCACCTTTCCGAGGTTTATCCCATGCGGTCTTTTCTGAAATATCCCTTTGTGAAAACTGTCATTCTTTCATTTTCCGCACTGCTCTGCCTGTCGGCACCGACCGTTGCTTCCAGCTGGCAAACCGGATTGGCAAAACGTCCTGAGAAAAACCTCGTCCAGCCAGCCGTGCCGGGCTCTGCGGTCTTTCCATGGCAGGCCTGCGCCCTGGCTCCAGCCGGTTTGTTGCTGCTGCTGGGGCCGGTTGCTTGCATCATATACCTGCGTCATAGGCGCACGTCCCGGGCGCTGCGGGAAAAGGAAAAGCTCTTTCGAGCCATGGTCAAGTTCACGCATGACTGGGAATTATGGCTGGACCCAAACGGTGCGTTACTCTATTCCTCCCCTTCCTGCGAACGCATCACAGGGTTTCGTGACGAGGATTTCAGGCGCGATCCCGACCTGCTTTCACAAATCATCGCCGTCATGATGCTGGACCTGGACGATTTCAAACAGATCAACGACACCACCGGACATGCCAAGGGCGATGAATTGCTGGTGATGCTTACCGCGCGGATGCGCCAGCAGTTGCACCCCGGCGACATGCTTGCACGGCTTGGCGGTGACGAGTCTATCCTGTTGCTGAACAATATCGGCAGTGCCACTCTGGCCGCAAACCGGGCAAAACAGAAATCCTTGCTGGCTGAACGCCTGCTTAAGGCATTGTTTCAATCCAGCCAGCTCACCATCATTTCAAAGTCGATTTTCTTCGGCGCTATGCCGGGCTTTGCCTCGTAA
- a CDS encoding nitroreductase family protein produces MCLSHSARVTLHHIEARRSIRSFTDRPVSQEDLLTVLRAANQAPSAHNQQSWRFSVLRGKRKQELATLVNARAGEFPRAAAVLLRMAARSINSAPVVVVVANTGALIDHGTKLFQIDKPLAQDFFKTMEIQSSAAAIQNLLVAATSLGLATVWLGILFLIKDDVLRLMGEREGEFMAVIPVGYEAKPGIAPKKIDFEMMVSWLD; encoded by the coding sequence ATGTGCCTGTCCCATTCAGCCCGGGTTACTTTACATCACATCGAAGCGCGGCGCAGCATCCGATCTTTTACCGATCGGCCGGTATCCCAAGAAGACCTGCTGACGGTTTTGCGAGCCGCCAACCAGGCGCCATCGGCCCATAATCAGCAGTCCTGGAGATTTTCCGTTCTCCGTGGAAAACGCAAGCAGGAACTGGCCACTCTGGTCAATGCCCGTGCCGGGGAATTTCCCAGGGCGGCGGCGGTGCTGTTGCGCATGGCGGCACGCAGCATCAATTCCGCTCCGGTGGTGGTCGTGGTCGCCAATACCGGCGCCCTGATCGATCATGGTACCAAGCTGTTTCAGATCGATAAGCCGTTGGCTCAGGACTTTTTCAAAACCATGGAAATTCAGAGTTCGGCGGCGGCCATTCAGAACCTGCTGGTGGCGGCGACCTCTCTCGGCCTGGCCACCGTGTGGTTGGGGATACTGTTTCTCATCAAGGATGATGTGTTACGTCTTATGGGAGAGAGAGAAGGGGAATTTATGGCGGTCATTCCTGTCGGTTACGAGGCAAAGCCCGGCATAGCGCCGAAGAAAATCGACTTTGAAATGATGGTGAGCTGGCTGGATTGA